The genomic stretch GGACATTATCGCTCAGCGTGCTTTGATTAAGGATCTCGGTCTCCGCGGCTAATTCTCGTATTGGAGATTTTTTATGTCAACAGAAGCTTATCAAGCTAAGTACGGCAAGATGCTCGACCCGAAGGAAGTGTCGGTAAACCTTCCGGATGGTCGTGTCATTACGTTTGAAACTGGCCGTATCGCAAAGCAGGCACGTGGTTCTGCTGTCGCTAAGATGGGGGACGCGTTTGTCCTTTCTACCGTTTGCTACGGTGAAGAAAAGGATGGTGACTTCTTCCCTCTGACAGTTGAATATCGCGAAAAGTCTTATGCTGCCGGACGCCTGCCTGGTGGCTATAGCAAGCGCGAACCGGGTCGTCCGAGCGATGAAGAAATTCTTTCGGCTCGTATTATTGACCGCCCGATTCGTCCGATGTTCCCGGAAAACTTCACACGTGAAGTCCAGGTCGTCGTTCAGGTTCTTTCTTCCGACAAGAAGTTCGCTCCGGACGTTCTTGGCGTGAGCGCTGCATCCCTTTCCATCGGTCTTTCTGAACTCCCGTTCGAACAGCAGGTTGCTGCTGTCCGCGTGGCTGTTGTCGATGGTCAGAACGTTGTGATGCCGACTTACGACCAGGTTGCCGTGGCCGATCTAGACCTCGTGGTCGCCGGTACGGAAGACTCTGTTTGCATGGTCGAAGGTGGTGCTTACGAAGTGTCCGAAGACACGATGATTGGCGCAATCCTCGCTGGCCATGAAGTTATCAAGGAAATGTGCAAGGCCCAACAGCAACTGGTGGACCGCTGCTCCAAGCCGAAGATGGAACTCAAGCCGAAGTTTGTTGGTGAAGATCATGACAAACTCGTTGCTACCGTTAAGGAAGTTGTCTGGGATGAACTGAACAAGGACGTCCACTCCAACATGGTGAAGACCGACTTCTATCCGGCTATGGCAGACCTTTGCGCTCGCATGCTCGAAGACGCTCGCATCCTCGCTCTCATCGGCGAAGGTGAAGCTCAGGATCCGAAGCTCGCTGCTGATGCTAAGGCAATCTTCAGCGACCTCGAACGCACTGCAATGCGCGAAATGATTTTGAACGAAGGCGTTCGTCTTGACGGCCGTACCACGACCGAAGTCCGCCCGATCGAAATCGAAATGGGCGTGCTCCCGCGCGCTCACGGTTCTGCAATCTTCCAGCGCGGTGAAACCCAGGGTCTTGTCATTTGCACTCTTGGTACAAAGGCTGACGAACAACGTTTCGAAAGCATGCAGGGCGAAGGCTCCAAGAGCTACATGCTCCATTACAACTTCCCGCCGTTCTCCGTCGGTGAATGCAAGAAGCTCGGCCTCTCTCGCCGTGAAATCGGTCACGGTCACTTGGCTGAACGTTCCCTCGCTGCAGTTCTTCCGCTCCCGGAAGACTTCCCTTACACCATCCGCGTGGTTTCCGAAATCATGGAATCCAACGGTTCTTCTTCCATGGCCTCTGTTTGCGGTGGCTGCCTCAGCTTGATGGACGCTGGCGTTCCTATCAAGGCTCCGGTTGCTGGTATCGCCATGGGCCTCATCTCCGAAAAGGGTTCCGTCAAGGAAGGCGGCAAGATCAAGATCTTGACCGACATTACCGGTACGGAAGACCACCTCGGCGATATGGACTTCAAGGTCACGGGTACTGCTGAAGGTATCACTGCATTCCAGATGGACATCAAGATCCGCGGTATCACCCCGGAACTTATGCGTGAAGCTTTGGAACAGGCTCGTCAGGGTCGTATCCACATTCTTGGCAAGATGGCTGAACTTGGCCTCGCTGCACCGCGTCCGAAGGTTTCCGACAAGGCTCCGACGATGCTCAAGATGCACATCCCGACCACGAAGATCCGTGACGTTATCGGTTCTGGTGGTTCCGTCATCAAGGGCATGCAGGCTCAAACGGGTTGCACCATCAACATCGATGATAACGGCAATATCGACATCGCCGCCCCGACGGGTAAGGCTGGTGAAGTTTGCCGCCGCATGATCGAAGAACTCACTGCAGAACCGGAACCGGGCCGCAAGTACAAGGGCAAGGTCAAGACGATCCAGCCGTTTGGCGCATTCGTCGAAATCCTCCCGGGTCGCGACGGCCTCGTGCACATCTCCGTGAAGCTTTCTATCAAGGCTTTGCTCCCGCCGAAACCGGCTGCTCCGGCTGCCGATGCTGCTCCGGAAGCTTCGGCTCCTGAAGCTCCGACCGAAGCATAGTTGGAATAGTCCGAATAAGACTCTTTAAAGGAAACGTGTGGTTATTGCCACACGTTTTCTTTTTTATCTTTTAGCCGGTTTTGTGTTAGGAAAATTTTAGGGGGGCTAATGTACTTTTTTGAAAAAAAAAGTTAACTTTATAATAGTTGCTTTCTAGTTGCGGATATGGGCTATATCTATTTAACATTGATGTTTGTGCTATCTGCCGTCAATTTGGCAGTGCTTTCTCTGCGTTTTCAGAACCAGAGAAATAATTATGTTTATTACTCCTTTTATGCGATTCTCGTTGCAAACTTTGGTCACTGGCTTTTAGGATTTTCGGAAACGGTCGAGGGGGCTATTATCGCCAACAAGGTGAACTACCTTGGTGGGTCGTTCCTTCCGATGTTCATGTTCTTTGCTCTTTTGAAAGTTTGCAAGATGTCTATCCCGAAGTGGTTGCACATCACGCTTATCCTCATGAGCTTTACGATTTGCGCACTGGCTATGACAGTCGGGTATTTTCCGGCGTACTACAAGACCGTGGAGTACGTGGTTCAGGCGGGTGTCGGAAACTACGTGGCAACGTATGGCTGGGCTCATGGTTTGTTCAACGCTTTCTTGGTGAGCTATGTTGTTCTGGATATTTGGGTTATTGTCCGCGCCATTATGCACCAGAA from Fibrobacter succinogenes encodes the following:
- the pnp gene encoding polyribonucleotide nucleotidyltransferase, with translation MSTEAYQAKYGKMLDPKEVSVNLPDGRVITFETGRIAKQARGSAVAKMGDAFVLSTVCYGEEKDGDFFPLTVEYREKSYAAGRLPGGYSKREPGRPSDEEILSARIIDRPIRPMFPENFTREVQVVVQVLSSDKKFAPDVLGVSAASLSIGLSELPFEQQVAAVRVAVVDGQNVVMPTYDQVAVADLDLVVAGTEDSVCMVEGGAYEVSEDTMIGAILAGHEVIKEMCKAQQQLVDRCSKPKMELKPKFVGEDHDKLVATVKEVVWDELNKDVHSNMVKTDFYPAMADLCARMLEDARILALIGEGEAQDPKLAADAKAIFSDLERTAMREMILNEGVRLDGRTTTEVRPIEIEMGVLPRAHGSAIFQRGETQGLVICTLGTKADEQRFESMQGEGSKSYMLHYNFPPFSVGECKKLGLSRREIGHGHLAERSLAAVLPLPEDFPYTIRVVSEIMESNGSSSMASVCGGCLSLMDAGVPIKAPVAGIAMGLISEKGSVKEGGKIKILTDITGTEDHLGDMDFKVTGTAEGITAFQMDIKIRGITPELMREALEQARQGRIHILGKMAELGLAAPRPKVSDKAPTMLKMHIPTTKIRDVIGSGGSVIKGMQAQTGCTINIDDNGNIDIAAPTGKAGEVCRRMIEELTAEPEPGRKYKGKVKTIQPFGAFVEILPGRDGLVHISVKLSIKALLPPKPAAPAADAAPEASAPEAPTEA